The window GGTCAGGTCCATTCCGTCGAGCACCTTGATCGCGCCGTAGGAAACCCGCAGGCCCTTCACCTCGAGGGTCATGCGCTCCTCCCCAGGTAGGCCTCGATCACGGCCTCGTCGGACTGGACCTGGGCGGGGGTGCCGGCGGCGAGCACGATGCCGAAATTCAGCACGGTGATGACGTCGCACACGCCCATCACCACGGCCATGTCGTGCTCGATGAGCAGCACGGCCAGGCCCAGGTCGGCCAGTCGACGCAGCAGCGCGACGAGGTCGTCGGCCTGCTCCACGTCCAGCCCGGAGGCGGGTTCGTCGAGCATGAGCAGCCGGGGCGCCGCGCACAGCGCGCGGGCGAACTCGATCACCCGCAGATCCCCGAAGGCGAGCCCGGAGGCAGGGGTGGCCAGGTTGCCGCGGTAGCCGACCAACCGGGCGATGCGTTCGGCGCGTTCGGCGCGATTGAGCCGGGCCAACTCGGGATCGAAGGTGTAGCTGCGTCCGGCACTTTCCGCGACCGCGCAGCCCAACGCGAGGTTGTCCAACACCGACAGGCTGGAGAACAGCCGCGGTGCCTGGAACGTGCGGCCCAGTCCGCGCCGCCCGCGGGAGACCACCGAGCCGCGCAGCGGCTGACCCTCGAACAGGATCTCGCCGCGGTCGGGCGGGTACAGCCCGGACACGCAGTTGAAGAACGTGGTCTTGCCCGCGCCGTTGGGCCCGATCACCCCGGTCACCTCACCGGCCCGGGCGACCAGCGCGACGTCGTCGAGTGCCTGCAGGCCGCCGAACCGGATCGACAGCCCGGAGACGGAGAGGACCTCCGGCCGGTCGGTGCTGCGCTCGGGCCCCACCCCCGCGGCGAGTTGCGCGCCCAACCGGGCCCGCAGCGGCGCGAAGCGAGCGAGCTTGGCCGGGTCCGGCGTCAGCGGACCTGCCCCCGCGGCGCGGGCCCTGCGGTAGTTGGTGACGGACGGGCTCATCGCGGAATCCCCTCGATCCGGCTCCAGATCCGTCGACCGAGCGCGGCGATCCCGCCGGGTACCCACAGGATGATGACCAGGGCTACCGCCGCTGCGAAGAACAGGTCGTAGCCCACCAACTTGCCGTGGGAGAGCGTCTCCAGGTAGCGAGGCGTGGAGCCGAACACCACGCCGGCGGTGATGGCCCCACCGACCGACCCGAGCCCACCGACCACGGCGTAGGCGAAGTACGCGATGGCCAGCCCCGGGTTGAAGTAGTTCGCGGGTACCACCTGCTGCAGGATCCCGTAGTACGTCCCGGCCAGCGTGGCGATCGCGCCGGACAGGCACACGGTGAACAACTTGTACCGGGCGGGTGAGTGGCCCAGCACCGCGAAGGCCATTTCGGAATCGCGCAGCGCGGTCAGCCGGGTGCCGATCGAGGAGCGCAGGATCAGGTAACAGATCACCGCGAGCACCGCCAGCGTGCCGACCTCCAAGTAGTACACGTGCTTGTCGGAGTTCAGGTACGAGGGCCGCTCCAGCGGCTTCTCGAAACCACCCTGGGTGCCCAGGTAGGACTGAAAGAACGACTTCTGGGCCAGCGTGGCGAAGGCCAGCGTGGCGATCGCGAAGTACACCCCGCGCAGCCGCAGCGCGAACACGCCCAACACCAGGGACACCGGGATCGAGCACAGCACGGCGATCGGCACGATCGCGGCGAAGGCCACGCCGTGATCCTGCATGTAGTTGAGGATGACCACGCCCATGCCCATCTGGGCCAACGAGGCCATGCTGATCTCGCCGATCCAGCCGAGCACCGACACCGAGAGAACGGCCATCGCGACGATGACCCCGATGGCCAACGCGTAGGTCGGACCGGCCCACGACATCAGGCTCGGCATGGTGAAGATGCCGACGATCAGCAGTGCGAAGCCGACCGTGCGGACCAGCAACGCGCGCGGACGCAGCCGGCCGGGCAACGGCAGCAGCGCGTCCGGACCCGCCGGTGCGGTCGACGGCACATCGGCCCGGACCTCGGTGGCAGTCGCGCTCATGCCCGGGCCACCGCGCCGTCACCGAACAGGTTGTTGCGGCCGTGGGCGAAGCGCCACAGCAGCACGACCACCAGCAGGATGAACGGCCAGGCGTCGGACAGGCCGGTGACGTCGGGCGCATAGGTCTGGGAGTAGGCCTCCAGGCCGCCCAACAACATCGCCCCCACGACGGTCAGCGGCAGCGATACCAGGCCACCGATGAAGCTGACCGTCAACGCCTTCAACGTCAGGCCGGTCAGCGAGGTGTTGTCCAGGAACAGAATCGGCGCCAGCAACATGGTGGTCAGCCCGGACAGGCCGAAGGCCATGGCCCACACGGTGGCCGACACCCGGTTCGGGGGCACACCCATGATGCGGGCCGCCGTCGCGTCGTCGGAGACCGCGCGCATCGCCATGCCCAGTCGGGTGCGGCGCAGCAGGAACCACAGCCCGGCGAAGATCAGGACGCCGACGATCAGTAACACGATCTGGTCCCAGCTGATCGAGTAGTTCGCCACCGGGATGTGCACGCCGTGGCCGAGCAGGGGCGAGGGGAACAGCTGCCCCCAGGTGTTGCCCCACCAGGGCACCAGGAACACCGCGCTCTGGGTGAGCAGGAACAGCGCGAGGGTGGACACCGTCTGCAGGTCGGGGCGACCGGCCAACTTGCGGATCACCAAGCGTTCGAAAGCCAGCCCGAGCACGATGGCCACCACGATCCCCAGCGCGACGCCGAGGTAGTAGGGCCAGTGCCGCAGC is drawn from Sporichthyaceae bacterium and contains these coding sequences:
- a CDS encoding ABC transporter ATP-binding protein, which codes for MSPSVTNYRRARAAGAGPLTPDPAKLARFAPLRARLGAQLAAGVGPERSTDRPEVLSVSGLSIRFGGLQALDDVALVARAGEVTGVIGPNGAGKTTFFNCVSGLYPPDRGEILFEGQPLRGSVVSRGRRGLGRTFQAPRLFSSLSVLDNLALGCAVAESAGRSYTFDPELARLNRAERAERIARLVGYRGNLATPASGLAFGDLRVIEFARALCAAPRLLMLDEPASGLDVEQADDLVALLRRLADLGLAVLLIEHDMAVVMGVCDVITVLNFGIVLAAGTPAQVQSDEAVIEAYLGRSA
- a CDS encoding branched-chain amino acid ABC transporter permease, which produces MSATATEVRADVPSTAPAGPDALLPLPGRLRPRALLVRTVGFALLIVGIFTMPSLMSWAGPTYALAIGVIVAMAVLSVSVLGWIGEISMASLAQMGMGVVILNYMQDHGVAFAAIVPIAVLCSIPVSLVLGVFALRLRGVYFAIATLAFATLAQKSFFQSYLGTQGGFEKPLERPSYLNSDKHVYYLEVGTLAVLAVICYLILRSSIGTRLTALRDSEMAFAVLGHSPARYKLFTVCLSGAIATLAGTYYGILQQVVPANYFNPGLAIAYFAYAVVGGLGSVGGAITAGVVFGSTPRYLETLSHGKLVGYDLFFAAAVALVIILWVPGGIAALGRRIWSRIEGIPR
- a CDS encoding branched-chain amino acid ABC transporter permease produces the protein MGRLLQTLIIGVDNGAYYSLIALGMVLVYRTTGVLNIAHGGVGVLCGFIAWDVITLRHWPYYLGVALGIVVAIVLGLAFERLVIRKLAGRPDLQTVSTLALFLLTQSAVFLVPWWGNTWGQLFPSPLLGHGVHIPVANYSISWDQIVLLIVGVLIFAGLWFLLRRTRLGMAMRAVSDDATAARIMGVPPNRVSATVWAMAFGLSGLTTMLLAPILFLDNTSLTGLTLKALTVSFIGGLVSLPLTVVGAMLLGGLEAYSQTYAPDVTGLSDAWPFILLVVVLLWRFAHGRNNLFGDGAVARA